In one window of Candidatus Caccoplasma merdavium DNA:
- the sufB gene encoding Fe-S cluster assembly protein SufB encodes MKKDNINSPHNGQPVPQVPKGNGDTDKIIDEVTSSDYKYGFVTDIDTEVIPRGLNEGVVRLISAKKHEPEWLLDFRLKAFAYWKTLEMPHWAHLDIPEIDYQAISYYAAPKKKESPKSLDEVDPELLDTFNKLGISLEEQMKLSGIAVDAVMDSVSVKTTFKEKLAELGVIFCSISEAVKDYPDLVRQYLGTVVPYRDNFFAALNSAVFSDGSFVYIPKGVRCPMELSTYFRINAANTGQFERTLIIADDDSYVSYLEGCTAPMRDENQLHAAIVEIRAHERAEVKYSTVQNWYPGDKEGRGGIYNFVTKRGLCKGDHSKISWTQVETGSAITWKYPSCILAGDNSIGEFYSVAVTNNFQQADTGTKMIHIGKNTRSTIVSKGISAGKSQNSYRGLVRVAPGADNARNYTQCDSLLLSDQCGAHTFPYMDIKNDTAIVEHEATTSKINEEQIFYCNQRGIPTEEAVGLIVNGYAKEVMNKLPMEFAVEAQKLLQITLEGSVG; translated from the coding sequence ATGAAAAAAGACAATATCAATTCCCCGCATAACGGACAACCGGTGCCCCAAGTTCCCAAAGGGAATGGAGACACGGATAAAATCATCGATGAAGTCACCTCGTCGGATTACAAATACGGCTTTGTCACCGACATCGACACCGAAGTAATTCCCCGGGGTCTGAACGAAGGCGTGGTGCGGCTCATATCGGCCAAGAAACACGAGCCCGAATGGTTGCTCGACTTCCGGCTCAAAGCCTTTGCCTACTGGAAAACGCTCGAAATGCCCCACTGGGCGCACCTCGACATTCCCGAAATCGACTACCAAGCCATCAGCTACTACGCCGCCCCCAAGAAGAAAGAGTCGCCCAAGAGTCTCGACGAGGTCGACCCCGAACTGCTCGACACCTTCAACAAACTGGGCATTTCGCTCGAAGAGCAAATGAAACTCTCGGGCATCGCCGTCGACGCGGTCATGGACAGCGTCTCGGTAAAAACCACCTTCAAGGAGAAACTGGCCGAACTGGGGGTCATTTTCTGCTCCATCAGCGAGGCCGTGAAAGACTACCCCGACCTGGTGCGCCAATACCTGGGCACGGTGGTTCCCTATCGCGACAACTTCTTTGCCGCCCTCAACTCGGCGGTATTCAGCGACGGCTCGTTCGTATACATTCCCAAAGGAGTGCGTTGCCCCATGGAGCTGTCGACCTACTTCCGCATCAATGCGGCCAACACCGGTCAATTCGAACGCACCCTCATCATCGCCGACGACGACAGTTATGTAAGCTACCTCGAAGGTTGCACCGCCCCCATGCGCGACGAAAACCAGCTGCACGCCGCCATCGTCGAGATACGCGCCCACGAACGGGCCGAAGTAAAATACTCGACCGTGCAGAACTGGTACCCCGGCGACAAAGAGGGGCGCGGCGGCATCTACAATTTCGTCACCAAGCGGGGACTGTGCAAAGGCGACCACTCCAAAATATCCTGGACCCAGGTAGAGACCGGCTCGGCCATCACTTGGAAATATCCCAGCTGCATTTTGGCCGGAGACAACTCCATCGGCGAATTTTATTCGGTTGCCGTGACCAATAATTTCCAACAAGCCGACACCGGCACCAAGATGATACACATCGGGAAAAACACCCGCAGCACCATCGTGTCGAAGGGTATCTCGGCCGGCAAGAGCCAAAACAGCTACCGCGGACTGGTGCGCGTGGCTCCCGGCGCCGACAATGCCCGCAACTACACCCAATGCGACAGCCTGTTGCTGAGCGACCAATGCGGAGCCCACACGTTCCCCTACATGGACATCAAGAACGACACCGCCATCGTGGAACACGAAGCAACGACGTCGAAAATCAACGAAGAACAAATCTTCTACTGCAACCAGCGGGGCATTCCCACCGAAGAAGCCGTGGGCCTCATCGTGAACGGATATGCCAAGGAAGTGATGAACAAACTGCCCATGGAGTTTGCCGTAGAGGCCCAGAAACTATTGCAAATCACGCTCGAAGGTTCGGTCGGATAA
- a CDS encoding DUF45 domain-containing protein, with translation MKSSTNTITDPEFGLITLRERATARHLIFRARNDSLSVTVPPHTRREAVLKIIDEKRDVLRKLMRRKRQSLLSPGDMIPTRTFTIEISNGTYTNVCSRQLPGRVLIMVPAGIDWRTPLMQKAIAREIHRHLKKAAENFLPQRLEQWARQTGNRYNGVIIGRGVRRLGACRSDRRITLSYHLMYLPDRLIDYVILHELAHLSEMSHNARFHEICNCYCNGNELILRKELRQFPFPTGQ, from the coding sequence ATGAAATCTTCCACCAACACCATTACCGACCCCGAGTTCGGACTCATCACCCTGCGCGAACGCGCCACAGCGCGGCACCTCATTTTCAGGGCCCGGAACGACAGCCTGTCGGTTACCGTTCCGCCGCACACCCGCCGGGAGGCGGTGCTCAAAATCATCGACGAAAAACGTGACGTCCTGCGCAAGCTCATGCGCCGAAAAAGACAATCACTTTTAAGTCCGGGCGACATGATCCCCACCCGCACTTTCACCATCGAAATATCGAACGGCACATATACGAACGTATGCAGCCGGCAACTCCCCGGGAGGGTGCTCATCATGGTGCCTGCGGGCATCGACTGGCGCACGCCCCTCATGCAGAAGGCCATCGCGCGGGAAATACACCGGCACCTCAAAAAAGCCGCCGAGAACTTCCTGCCCCAACGGCTCGAACAGTGGGCCCGCCAAACGGGCAACCGCTACAACGGCGTAATCATCGGGCGAGGAGTCCGACGCCTGGGCGCGTGTCGCAGCGACCGCCGCATCACCCTCTCCTACCACCTCATGTACCTGCCCGACCGACTCATCGACTACGTCATTCTGCACGAGCTCGCCCATCTGAGCGAGATGAGCCACAACGCGCGATTCCATGAAATATGCAATTGCTATTGCAACGGAAACGAGTTGATATTGAGAAAAGAACTACGCCAGTTTCCCTTCCCGACCGGGCAATGA
- the nusA gene encoding transcription termination/antitermination protein NusA produces MAKKEETISMVDTFAEFKELKNIDRTTMISVLEESFRNVLAKMFGTDENFDIIVNPDKGDFEIWRNREVVEDDKVEDPNLQISLSEAKKIDADYEVGEEVTDEVFFEKFGRRAILNLRQTLASKILELQKDAIYNQYKDKIGQLVSAEVYQIWKKEMLLIDDEGNELILPKTEQIPGDFYRKGETARAVILQVDNKNNNPKIIVSRTSENFLHRLFELEVPEIHDGLITIHKVARIPGERAKIAVESYDERIDPVGACVGVKGSRIHGIVRELRNENIDVINYTTNTSLFIQRALNPAKISSIRLNEEEKKAEVFLKPEEVSLAIGKGGLNIKLASMLTGYTIDVYRDIDEGEEEDIYLDEFKDEIDEWVIEALKSIGCATAKSVLAKSREELIEGADLEEDTVDEVIKILKAEFDETDEEA; encoded by the coding sequence ATGGCCAAGAAAGAGGAAACAATCAGCATGGTCGACACCTTCGCCGAATTCAAGGAACTGAAAAACATCGACCGTACCACCATGATCAGCGTGTTGGAAGAGTCTTTCCGCAACGTGTTAGCAAAGATGTTCGGTACCGACGAAAACTTCGACATCATCGTCAACCCCGACAAAGGCGACTTCGAGATATGGCGCAACCGCGAAGTGGTCGAAGACGACAAGGTCGAAGACCCCAACCTGCAAATCTCCCTGTCGGAAGCGAAGAAAATCGACGCCGACTATGAAGTGGGCGAAGAGGTGACCGACGAGGTATTCTTCGAGAAATTCGGCCGCCGTGCCATTCTGAACCTGCGCCAGACTCTCGCATCGAAGATTCTGGAACTCCAAAAAGACGCCATTTACAACCAATACAAAGACAAAATCGGCCAGCTCGTCAGCGCCGAAGTATATCAAATATGGAAAAAGGAGATGCTCCTCATCGACGACGAGGGCAACGAGCTCATTCTTCCCAAGACCGAGCAGATTCCCGGCGACTTCTACCGCAAGGGTGAAACCGCCCGCGCCGTCATCTTGCAGGTCGACAACAAGAACAACAACCCCAAAATCATCGTGTCGCGCACCTCGGAAAATTTCCTGCACCGACTCTTCGAGCTCGAAGTGCCCGAGATACACGACGGCCTCATCACCATACACAAGGTGGCCCGCATTCCCGGCGAACGGGCAAAAATCGCCGTCGAATCGTATGACGAACGCATCGACCCGGTAGGCGCCTGCGTAGGTGTGAAAGGGTCGCGCATACACGGCATCGTGAGAGAGTTGCGCAACGAGAACATCGACGTCATCAACTACACGACCAACACGTCGCTCTTCATACAACGAGCCTTGAACCCCGCCAAAATATCCTCGATACGCCTCAACGAAGAGGAGAAAAAGGCCGAGGTGTTCCTCAAACCCGAAGAGGTATCGCTCGCCATCGGAAAAGGCGGCCTCAACATCAAACTCGCCAGCATGCTCACCGGCTACACCATCGACGTGTACCGCGACATCGACGAGGGCGAAGAAGAAGACATCTACCTCGATGAATTCAAAGACGAAATCGACGAATGGGTCATCGAAGCCCTGAAAAGCATCGGCTGCGCCACCGCCAAGAGCGTATTGGCCAAGAGCCGTGAGGAGCTCATCGAAGGCGCCGACCTCGAAGAAGACACGGTCGATGAAGTCATCAAAATTCTGAAAGCGGAATTTGACGAAACCGACGAGGAGGCATAA
- the rimP gene encoding ribosome assembly cofactor RimP, whose amino-acid sequence MIDTQIVEEIVKEGIAATDLFIVDITVSPDNRIVVEVDNDEGVDIDRCTALHRFIESRLDRDVEDYELEVGSAGITSPFKVVRQYKKNIGNEVEVLTRAGQKLNGVLKAADETGFVVTVTKKVKPEGAKRKIEVEEDLTFPYNEIKYTKYLIRFK is encoded by the coding sequence ATGATAGACACCCAGATTGTAGAAGAAATCGTGAAAGAGGGCATTGCGGCAACCGACCTGTTCATCGTCGACATCACCGTCTCCCCCGACAACCGCATCGTGGTCGAAGTCGACAACGACGAAGGCGTGGACATAGACCGCTGCACCGCATTGCACCGCTTCATCGAAAGCCGTCTCGACCGAGATGTCGAAGATTATGAACTTGAAGTCGGCTCGGCCGGCATAACCTCGCCGTTCAAAGTCGTGCGGCAGTACAAAAAAAACATCGGCAATGAAGTCGAGGTGCTCACCCGCGCCGGGCAGAAACTCAACGGCGTGCTCAAAGCCGCCGACGAAACGGGCTTTGTCGTCACCGTCACCAAGAAGGTGAAACCCGAAGGCGCCAAGCGCAAAATCGAAGTCGAAGAAGATTTGACTTTCCCCTACAACGAAATTAAATATACAAAATACCTAATCAGATTCAAATAA
- the sufD gene encoding Fe-S cluster assembly protein SufD — MNAAQQYIDLYRQHRELIDRHSAAVLNSRRDAAMRDFERLGLPHKRQEEFLHTDIEAFYAPDYGLNLARIAPQATIKESFRCAVPDLESQPYFFVGDIFSGNNTKPLPEGVLACSLCEAATRYPDLVDRYYGRLAGTGKDGTVALNTALVQDGFFLYVPRHVKIEEPLQIVHLTHGSHDFMANLRMLIVLEEGAQAHLLACDHTLDKGHFLTSAVNEIFVGPDAKFDYYDLEESTLNTHRVASTFIRQERSSNVLVNGITLHNGYTRNNFTITLEGEGAETHLYGMAVADKRQAVDNFTFIDHKAAHCTSDELFKYVLEDSATGVFNGRILVRQGAQKTSAIQTNRNLCTTKEAHIYTQPQLEIYADDVKCSHGATTGQLDTNALFYMRSRGIPEAEARMLLMVAFTHDVIEKVRIESLRERLHKMVERRFRGTLDKCAGCRICQ; from the coding sequence ATGAATGCCGCACAACAATATATCGACCTCTACCGCCAGCACCGGGAACTCATCGACCGCCACTCGGCTGCCGTGTTGAACAGCCGACGCGATGCCGCCATGCGCGACTTCGAACGGCTGGGTTTGCCCCACAAGCGGCAAGAGGAGTTCCTGCACACCGACATCGAAGCCTTCTATGCGCCCGACTACGGGCTCAACTTGGCACGCATCGCCCCGCAAGCCACAATAAAAGAGAGTTTCCGATGTGCCGTTCCCGACCTCGAAAGCCAGCCCTACTTCTTCGTCGGCGACATATTCTCGGGCAACAACACCAAGCCCCTGCCCGAGGGCGTATTGGCTTGCAGCCTCTGCGAAGCAGCCACCCGCTACCCCGACTTGGTCGACCGCTACTACGGCCGCCTGGCCGGCACCGGGAAAGACGGCACCGTGGCACTCAACACGGCCCTCGTGCAAGACGGATTCTTTCTCTATGTGCCCCGTCATGTAAAAATCGAAGAGCCGCTGCAAATCGTACACCTCACCCACGGCTCGCACGACTTCATGGCCAACCTGCGCATGCTCATCGTGCTCGAAGAGGGGGCACAGGCCCATCTGCTCGCATGTGACCACACGCTCGACAAAGGGCATTTCCTGACCTCGGCTGTCAATGAGATTTTTGTAGGTCCCGACGCCAAGTTCGACTACTACGACCTCGAAGAGTCGACCCTCAACACCCATCGCGTCGCATCGACGTTCATACGCCAAGAACGCTCATCGAACGTGCTGGTCAACGGCATCACCCTGCACAACGGCTACACGCGCAACAACTTCACCATCACGCTCGAAGGCGAAGGCGCCGAGACGCATCTCTACGGCATGGCGGTGGCCGACAAGCGTCAGGCCGTCGACAACTTCACCTTCATCGACCACAAAGCCGCCCACTGCACCAGCGACGAGCTCTTCAAGTATGTACTCGAAGACTCGGCCACAGGGGTATTCAACGGCCGCATTCTCGTGCGACAGGGCGCCCAAAAGACCTCAGCCATACAGACCAACCGCAACCTCTGCACCACCAAGGAGGCTCACATCTATACCCAACCGCAACTCGAAATCTATGCCGACGACGTGAAGTGCAGCCACGGCGCAACGACCGGGCAACTCGACACGAACGCCCTTTTCTACATGCGTTCGCGAGGAATACCCGAAGCCGAAGCCCGCATGTTGCTCATGGTGGCCTTCACACACGATGTCATCGAGAAGGTGCGCATCGAAAGCCTGCGGGAGAGGTTGCACAAGATGGTCGAACGCCGGTTCAGAGGCACCCTCGACAAATGTGCCGGCTGCCGCATCTGCCAATAA
- the sufC gene encoding Fe-S cluster assembly ATPase SufC — protein sequence MLTIKNLHASINGKEILKGIDLTVKQGEVHAIMGPNGSGKSTLSSVLTGNPAFEVTEGSVEFCGKDLLSLSPEDRAHEGLFLSFQYPVEIPGVSMVNFMRAAINAKRKYWGEEPLSATDFLKMMREKRAIVELDNKLASRSVNEGFSGGEKKRNEIFQMAMLQPRLSILDETDSGLDIDALRIVSQGVNQLKSDQNATIVITHYQRLLDYIAPDFVHVLYKGRIVKSGGPELALELEEKGYDWIKKEVDA from the coding sequence ATGCTCACCATAAAAAATCTGCACGCCAGCATCAACGGCAAAGAGATATTGAAAGGCATCGACCTGACGGTAAAACAAGGAGAGGTGCACGCCATCATGGGGCCCAACGGTTCGGGAAAAAGCACGCTGTCGTCGGTACTCACCGGGAATCCGGCTTTTGAAGTCACCGAGGGAAGTGTCGAATTTTGCGGGAAAGACCTGCTGTCGCTCTCACCCGAAGACCGCGCCCACGAAGGGCTCTTCCTCAGTTTCCAATACCCGGTGGAGATACCGGGAGTCAGCATGGTCAATTTCATGCGTGCCGCCATCAATGCCAAACGCAAATACTGGGGCGAAGAACCTCTGTCGGCCACCGATTTCCTGAAAATGATGCGCGAAAAACGCGCCATTGTCGAGCTCGACAACAAACTGGCCAGCCGCTCGGTCAATGAAGGATTCTCGGGCGGAGAGAAAAAACGGAACGAGATATTCCAGATGGCCATGTTGCAACCCCGGCTGTCGATTCTCGACGAGACCGACAGCGGCCTCGACATCGACGCCCTGCGCATCGTATCGCAAGGGGTCAACCAACTGAAATCGGACCAAAACGCCACCATCGTCATCACCCATTACCAGCGGCTGCTCGACTACATCGCCCCCGACTTCGTGCATGTACTCTACAAGGGCCGCATCGTCAAATCGGGCGGCCCCGAGTTGGCGCTCGAACTCGAAGAGAAGGGCTACGACTGGATAAAAAAAGAGGTTGACGCTTAA
- a CDS encoding CvpA family protein, whose product MNVEFIDIIVGAILAYGLVHGYHKGIVQQLGALGGLIVAILFANLFAPLFENLLNQFDFAGPRITHQLAYLISFLVLLFGCNLLARLLKKTLLMLHLGWFDRIAGCIFCFFKYLLVISALLNLYTILSQGDKQVVPQIPQEARLSQMVMKVAPVVIDWSKERVELPDIQISLPEINKDDLPSFLP is encoded by the coding sequence ATGAACGTAGAATTCATAGATATTATCGTTGGCGCCATTCTTGCATACGGTTTGGTGCACGGGTACCACAAAGGCATCGTGCAACAACTGGGAGCACTTGGCGGGCTGATTGTGGCCATCTTGTTTGCCAACCTCTTCGCGCCCCTGTTCGAGAACCTGCTCAACCAGTTCGACTTCGCCGGCCCGCGCATCACCCACCAGCTGGCCTATCTCATCTCATTCCTGGTGTTGCTCTTCGGGTGCAACCTGTTGGCGCGGCTGCTCAAAAAGACGCTTCTCATGCTGCACCTGGGGTGGTTCGACCGCATCGCCGGCTGCATTTTCTGCTTCTTCAAATACCTGCTTGTCATCAGCGCGCTGCTCAACCTCTATACCATATTATCGCAGGGAGACAAGCAGGTCGTACCTCAAATCCCTCAGGAAGCCCGACTGAGCCAAATGGTCATGAAGGTGGCTCCCGTGGTCATCGACTGGTCGAAAGAACGGGTCGAATTGCCCGACATACAAATCTCCCTGCCGGAAATAAACAAAGACGACCTTCCGTCGTTCTTACCTTAA
- a CDS encoding NAD kinase, which translates to MRIVIFGKSYATDKKEEINTLFSSLKKYAPQLLIDREFLRIMHDMGITEPGAAVLSGNDFEADIALSLGGDGTFLKTAERIGDKGIPILGINLGRMGFLADVQCSEMAQAIDEIMEGRYHIEERALLHVSDGSHAAWPYALNEVAVLKLDTSSMITIHAYLDGSFLNTYQADGLLVATPTGSTGYSLSVGGPIVAPNAANFIITPVAPHSLNVRPLVIGDNAEITLVAEGRNRHFLVSLDGRSEEKYSGESITLCKAPFPIRIIKRDKHLFTDTLRKKLMWGVDLRSNG; encoded by the coding sequence ATGAGAATCGTCATTTTCGGAAAATCCTACGCCACAGACAAAAAAGAAGAAATCAACACCCTGTTTTCTTCTCTGAAAAAATACGCCCCCCAACTGCTCATCGACCGGGAATTTCTCAGAATCATGCACGACATGGGCATAACAGAACCGGGAGCCGCGGTTCTCTCGGGAAATGATTTCGAAGCCGACATCGCCCTGAGCCTCGGCGGGGACGGCACGTTCCTGAAAACGGCCGAGCGCATCGGTGACAAGGGAATCCCCATTCTCGGCATCAACCTCGGCCGCATGGGTTTCCTGGCCGACGTACAATGCAGCGAGATGGCACAGGCCATCGACGAAATCATGGAAGGGCGCTATCACATCGAAGAGAGAGCCCTGCTGCACGTCTCCGACGGCAGCCACGCCGCGTGGCCCTATGCCCTGAATGAGGTGGCCGTGCTCAAACTCGACACCTCTTCGATGATTACCATACACGCCTATCTCGACGGCTCGTTCCTGAACACCTACCAGGCCGACGGTCTGCTGGTCGCCACCCCTACCGGCTCGACGGGTTACTCCCTGAGCGTGGGCGGCCCCATCGTCGCCCCCAACGCGGCCAACTTCATCATCACCCCCGTGGCACCGCACAGCCTCAACGTGCGGCCACTGGTCATTGGCGACAATGCCGAGATAACGCTCGTGGCCGAAGGTCGCAACCGCCATTTCCTGGTGAGCCTCGACGGCCGCTCCGAAGAGAAATATTCGGGCGAAAGCATCACCCTGTGCAAGGCCCCTTTCCCCATACGCATCATCAAACGCGACAAACACCTCTTTACCGACACGCTGCGCAAGAAACTCATGTGGGGGGTCGATTTGAGAAGCAACGGATAA
- the infB gene encoding translation initiation factor IF-2: MSIRLNKVTRDLNVGIQTVAAFLRKKGFEIELTPNTKITDEQYELLVKEFSSDKNLKIESERISQERQKEKKAAQEESNNEPQEIETIIDESLKPHIKAVGKIDLDSLHKKAEEPKAQPVEEPEVEEPEVTVESPVEAPTETSEPAPEETDAEEDDTWNDEEESYDEEDDEPEAETTTEEVEGPNEVTQQEAAAEASEETKEAAPAEKGDNIFKLSTVKTPGINVVGKIDLSAINQQTRPKKKSKEEKRKEREAKEKQRVDNNKRPATPPNDNTENDGERKKRKRIKKERIDIEHNIDNSYSSDRHNNGKQQQPSKLKKPIKAEVNEEDVQKQIKETLARLTAKGQKKSAKWRKEKREAFSTKAQEAAEREMEESHILKLTEFVTANDLASLMNVPVNNVIATCMSLGIMVSINQRLDAETINIVAEEFGFKTEYVSAEVAEAMEEEADREEDLTQRPPIVTVMGHVDHGKTSLLDYIRNANVIAGEAGGITQHIGAYNVVLDDGRRITFLDTPGHEAFTAMRARGAKVTDIAIIIVAADDNVMPQTVEAINHASAAGVPIVFAINKIDKPNANPDKIKEELANMNYLVEEWGGKYQSQDISAKKGTGVKELMEKVLLEAEMLDLKANPNRRATGSIIESALDRGRGYVATVLVENGTLHTGDVVLAGTQFGRVKAMFNERNARIKEAGPSAPVLILGLNGAPTAGDQFKVLESEQEAREIATKREQLQREQGLRTHKLLTLDDIGRRIAIGNFQELNIIVKGDVDGSIEALSDSLIKLSTEEIQVNVLHKAVGQISESDVTLAAASNAIIVGFQVRPSMAARKLAEKEGVDIRLYSIIYDAIEEVKAAMEGMLSPEIKEEVTATVEVRETFHISKVGTVAGGIVKEGKIKRTNKVRLIRDGIVIYTGELGSLKRFKDDVKEVASGYECGLNIANYNDIKVGDLIEAYEEVEVKKTL; the protein is encoded by the coding sequence ATGTCGATAAGGTTAAATAAAGTAACAAGAGACTTAAACGTAGGCATACAGACGGTAGCCGCGTTCCTGCGAAAGAAAGGTTTCGAGATCGAACTGACCCCGAACACCAAAATCACCGACGAGCAATATGAATTGCTCGTCAAAGAATTCAGCTCCGACAAAAACCTGAAAATCGAGTCGGAACGCATCAGCCAGGAACGGCAAAAAGAGAAAAAAGCCGCACAGGAAGAGAGTAACAACGAGCCTCAGGAAATCGAGACAATTATCGACGAATCGCTCAAACCCCACATCAAAGCCGTCGGCAAAATCGACTTGGACAGCTTGCACAAGAAGGCCGAAGAGCCCAAAGCGCAACCCGTAGAGGAACCTGAGGTCGAAGAGCCGGAAGTTACCGTAGAGTCTCCTGTTGAAGCCCCGACCGAAACATCGGAACCCGCACCGGAAGAAACCGATGCCGAAGAAGACGACACCTGGAACGATGAAGAAGAGAGCTACGACGAAGAAGACGATGAGCCCGAGGCAGAAACCACGACCGAAGAGGTTGAAGGCCCAAACGAAGTAACGCAGCAAGAAGCCGCAGCAGAAGCGTCGGAAGAAACCAAAGAGGCCGCTCCTGCCGAGAAAGGCGACAATATATTCAAGTTGAGCACGGTCAAGACGCCGGGTATCAACGTCGTCGGCAAAATCGACCTATCGGCCATCAACCAACAGACCCGTCCGAAGAAAAAAAGCAAAGAAGAGAAACGCAAGGAGCGTGAAGCCAAAGAAAAACAGCGCGTCGACAACAACAAGCGCCCGGCCACGCCACCAAACGACAATACCGAAAACGACGGGGAACGCAAAAAACGCAAACGCATCAAGAAAGAGCGCATCGACATCGAACACAATATCGACAACTCTTACAGCAGCGACCGCCACAACAACGGCAAACAGCAACAGCCCTCGAAGTTGAAAAAGCCCATAAAAGCCGAAGTCAACGAAGAAGACGTGCAAAAACAAATCAAAGAGACCCTCGCCCGCCTCACCGCCAAAGGTCAAAAGAAAAGCGCCAAATGGCGGAAAGAGAAACGGGAAGCCTTCTCGACCAAAGCCCAAGAGGCGGCCGAACGGGAGATGGAAGAAAGCCATATCCTGAAACTCACCGAGTTTGTGACGGCCAATGACCTGGCCAGTCTCATGAACGTGCCGGTAAACAATGTCATCGCCACCTGCATGAGCCTCGGTATCATGGTATCGATCAACCAGCGCCTCGACGCCGAGACCATCAACATCGTGGCCGAAGAATTCGGGTTCAAAACCGAATATGTGAGCGCCGAAGTGGCCGAAGCCATGGAAGAAGAGGCCGACCGCGAAGAAGACCTCACGCAGCGTCCGCCCATCGTGACCGTCATGGGTCACGTCGACCACGGAAAGACCTCGCTCCTCGACTACATACGCAACGCCAACGTCATCGCGGGTGAAGCAGGAGGCATCACCCAGCACATCGGCGCCTACAACGTCGTTCTCGATGACGGCCGTCGCATCACCTTCCTCGACACGCCGGGTCACGAAGCCTTCACCGCCATGCGTGCCCGCGGTGCCAAAGTCACCGACATCGCCATCATCATCGTGGCTGCCGACGACAACGTCATGCCCCAAACGGTCGAAGCCATCAACCACGCCTCGGCCGCGGGCGTACCTATCGTCTTTGCCATCAACAAGATAGACAAGCCAAACGCCAACCCCGACAAAATCAAGGAGGAGCTGGCCAACATGAACTACCTGGTCGAAGAGTGGGGCGGAAAATACCAGTCGCAGGACATCTCGGCCAAGAAAGGAACCGGCGTGAAGGAACTGATGGAGAAGGTGCTGCTCGAAGCCGAAATGCTCGACTTGAAAGCCAACCCCAACCGCCGGGCCACAGGTTCGATTATCGAATCGGCCCTCGACCGCGGCCGCGGATATGTAGCCACGGTACTGGTCGAAAACGGAACCCTGCACACGGGCGACGTCGTATTGGCCGGCACCCAGTTTGGCCGCGTCAAAGCGATGTTCAACGAACGTAACGCCCGCATCAAGGAGGCCGGGCCTTCGGCACCTGTGCTCATCTTGGGATTGAACGGCGCCCCCACGGCCGGTGACCAGTTCAAGGTATTGGAAAGCGAGCAAGAAGCCCGCGAGATTGCCACCAAACGCGAACAGTTGCAACGCGAACAGGGTCTGCGCACCCACAAGCTGCTCACCCTCGACGACATCGGACGCCGCATCGCCATCGGCAACTTCCAGGAGTTGAACATCATCGTGAAAGGCGACGTCGACGGTTCCATCGAAGCCCTCAGCGACTCGCTCATCAAGTTGTCGACCGAGGAGATACAAGTCAACGTCCTGCACAAAGCCGTAGGCCAAATCTCCGAATCGGACGTCACCCTGGCTGCCGCCTCCAACGCCATCATCGTCGGCTTCCAAGTGCGCCCCTCCATGGCCGCCCGCAAACTGGCCGAGAAAGAGGGCGTCGACATACGTCTCTACTCGATTATCTACGACGCCATCGAGGAGGTAAAAGCCGCCATGGAAGGCATGCTCTCACCCGAAATCAAGGAAGAAGTGACCGCCACGGTCGAAGTGCGCGAGACCTTCCACATCTCAAAAGTGGGTACCGTTGCCGGCGGTATCGTGAAAGAAGGCAAGATAAAACGCACCAACAAGGTGCGCCTCATACGCGACGGCATCGTCATATACACCGGCGAGCTCGGCTCACTCAAACGCTTCAAGGACGACGTGAAAGAAGTTGCCTCAGGCTATGAGTGCGGTCTCAATATCGCCAACTACAACGACATAAAGGTAGGCGACCTTATCGAAGCCTACGAAGAAGTAGAGGTTAAAAAGACACTCTGA